A part of Lepisosteus oculatus isolate fLepOcu1 chromosome 16, fLepOcu1.hap2, whole genome shotgun sequence genomic DNA contains:
- the gdf5 gene encoding growth/differentiation factor 5, with amino-acid sequence MLSLYWTLSTGEVNSSALQEAGIANTITSFVDKGQDDRLPLLRRQKYYFNISSLEKEGVLGAELRILRKRPSDPRKARSTGGLFTLKIFTCQTGKQKASLLHSRSIEDRDVPKWEVFDIWKLFRNFKNVVQLCFELEASDRGRPVDLRSLGFSRLGRQAKEKAFFLVFSRTKRRDLFYNEIKARSGHDNKTVYEYLVTQRRMRRAPASRAKKLTKNPKPRCNRKPLHVNFKEMGWDDWIIAPLEYEAYHCDGVCDFPIRSHLEPTNHAIIQTLMNSMDPDSTPPTCCVPTRLSPISILYIDSANNVVYKQYEDMVVETCGCR; translated from the exons ATGCTGTCCCTGTACTGGACACTGTCCACGGGCGAGGTGAACAGCAGCGCGCTCCAGGAGGCAGGGATAGCCAACACCATCACCAGCTTCGTGGACAAGGGCCAAG ATGACCGCCTCCCTCTGTTGAGGAGACAAAAGTACTACTTTAACATCAGCTCCCTGGAGAAGGAGGGCGTGCTGGGAGCTGAGCTGCGCATTCTTCGGAAGAGGCCGTCTGACCCAAGGAAGGCTCGATCAACAGGGGGGCTGTTCACTCTCAAGATCTTCACCTGTCAGACTGGCAAACAGAAGGCATCTCTTCTCCACTCTCGCAGCATTGAGGACCGTGATGTGCCTAAGTGGGAGGTGTTTGATATCTGGAAACTGTTCCGGAACTTCAAGAACGTGGTCCAGCTCTGCTTCGAGCTGGAGGCCTCTGACAGGGGTCGGCCGGTGGACTTGAGGAGCCTGGGGTTCAGCCGGCTCGGCAGGCAGGCCAAGGAGAAAGCTTTCTTCCTGGTCTTCAGCAGGACCAAGAGACGAGACCTGTTTTACAATGAGATCAAAGCTAGGTCCGGCCATGACAACAAGACAGTGTACGAGTACCTGGTCACCCAGAGGAGGATGAGAAGAGCCCCCGCCTCCCGCGCCAAGAAGCTGACGAAGAACCCCAAGCCGCGCTGCAACAGGAAGCCCCTTCATGTCAACTTCAAGGAGATGGGCTGGGATGACTGGATTATTGCCCCGCTGGAGTATGAGGCCTATCACTGTGACGGGGTGTGTGACTTCCCCATTCGCTCCCACCTGGAGCCCACCAACCACGCCATCATCCAGACACTCATGAACTCAATGGACCCCGACTCCACTCCCCCTACCTGCTGTGTGCCCACCCGACTGAGTCCCATCAGCATCCTCTACATTGACTCTGCCAACAATGTGGTCTACAAACAGTACGAGGACATGGTTGTGGAGACGTGTGGCTGCAGGTAG